The Callithrix jacchus isolate 240 chromosome X, calJac240_pri, whole genome shotgun sequence genome contains a region encoding:
- the P2RY10 gene encoding putative P2Y purinoceptor 10: MAYFDEYTETFKMRSNSTSTAETYCNVTNVKFQYSLYATTYILIFIPGILANSAALWVLCRFISNKNKAIIFMINLSVADLAHVLSLPLRIYYYISHHWPFQRALCLLCFYLKYLNMYASICFLTCISLQRCFFLLKPFRARDWKRRYDMGISAAIWIIVGTACLPFPILRSTDLENNNKSCFADLGYKQMNAVALVGMITVAELAGFVIPVIIIAWCTWKTTISLRQPPVAFQGISERQKAVRMVFMCAAVFFICFTPYHINFIFYTLVKETIISNCPIVQMTLYFHPFCLCLASVCCLLDPILYYFMASEFRDQLSRHSSSVTRSRLMSRESGSSMIG; the protein is encoded by the coding sequence ATGGCTTACTTTGACGAATATACTGAAACATTCAAGATGCGCAGCAACAGTACCAGCACTGCTGAGACTTACTGCAATGTCACTAATGTGAAATTTCAGTACTCCCTCTATGCAACCACCTATATCCTCATTTTCATTCCTGGTATTCTGGCTAACAGTGCAGCCTTGTGGGTTCTATGCcgcttcatcagcaacaaaaataaagccaTAATTTTCATGATCAACCTCTCTGTGGCTGACCTTGCTCACGTATTATCTCTACCGCTCCGGATTTACTATTACATCAGCCACCACTGGCCTTTCCAGAGAGCCCTTTGCCTGCTCTGCTTCTACCTAAAGTATCTCAACATGTATGCCAGCATTTGTTTCCTGACGTGCATCAGTCTTCAgaggtgtttttttcttctcaagcCCTTCAGGGCCAGAGACTGGAAACGTAGGTATGATATGGGCATCAGTGCTGCCATCTGGATCATTGTGGGGACTGCCTGTTTGCCATTTCCCATCCTGAGAAGCACAGACTTAGAGAACAACAACAAGTCCTGTTTTGCTGATCTTGGATACAAGCAAATGAATGCAGTTGCATTGGTCGGGATGATTACAGTTGCTGAGCTTGCAGGATTTGTGATCCCAGTCATCATCATCGCATGGTGTACCTGGAAAACTACTATATCCTTGAGACAGCCACCAGTGGCTTTCCAAGGGATCAGTGAGAGGCAAAAAGCAGTGCGGATGGTGTTCATGTGTGCTGcagtctttttcatttgcttcacTCCTTATCatattaacttcattttttacACCCTGGTAAAGGAAACCATCATTAGCAATTGTCCCATTGTCCAAATGACACTGTATTTCCACCCTTTTTGCCTGTGCCTTGCAAGTGTCTGCTGCCTTTTGGATCCAATTCTTTATTACTTTATGGCCTCAGAGTTTCGTGACCAACTATCACGCCATAGCAGTTCTGTGACCCGCTCCCGCCTCATGAGCAGAGAGAGTGGTTCTTCAATGAttggttaa